CAAAATGGAAACGGATGGCCCTGAAACAGTTCGGCTGTGAAGTGGGCGAAGGAATCTGCACGGATATGAGGGCAGTCAGAAAGGACTATTTCCTGGACCATGACCATAGCGCCTATGTTGATCAATGGGATTGGGAACGGGTTATCACTAAGGATATGCGTAATCTGGATTTTCTGCGGGATGTCGTCGAGAGAATCTGGATGGTTATCTATGAGGCAGGTCAGATGGTCAAGAAAGACTTCCCCGGACTCAATACCGATAAATATCCGGATATACCAAAAAAGTTGAAATTTTTTCATGCGGAGGAAATCCTGGAACGCTATCCGGACTTTACCCGCAAACAGCGGGAGTCAAAAATGATCCAGGAGGTGCATCCGGCAATCTTTATCATCGGCATCGGCTATGTCCTGGAAGACGGATATCCCCATGAGATGCGAGCAGCGGATTATGATGACTGGATCACCCCAACGATTAAAAAGAACGGAAGGCAGCTTCATGGACTCAACGGCGATATCCTGGTCTGGAATCCGGTGACGAAACGTCGTCATGAACTGACATCCATGGGTATCCGTGTGACGAAAGAGACCATGGTGCAGCAGCTCAAAGAGGCCGGACAGGAAGATTTTTTAAAGTTGCCCTACCACCAGGCGATACTCAATGATGAGATACCAATAAGTATTGGAGGCGGCATCGGTCAGTCACGTACATTCATGTATCTGTTAAGGACCGCTCACATCGGCGAGGTGAGCACCACAGTCTGGCCTGATGTCCTCAAGTC
This portion of the bacterium genome encodes:
- a CDS encoding aspartate--ammonia ligase, whose translation is MLADKKMDLAGPGISTYEEVDKILPHNYEALLGPKERMKALYKIKNFIEENLCRELNLFMVQVPLIVTKESGVNDYLDRDGSRTPVEFPCGLGLEKRIETQVVQAATKWKRMALKQFGCEVGEGICTDMRAVRKDYFLDHDHSAYVDQWDWERVITKDMRNLDFLRDVVERIWMVIYEAGQMVKKDFPGLNTDKYPDIPKKLKFFHAEEILERYPDFTRKQRESKMIQEVHPAIFIIGIGYVLEDGYPHEMRAADYDDWITPTIKKNGRQLHGLNGDILVWNPVTKRRHELTSMGIRVTKETMVQQLKEAGQEDFLKLPYHQAILNDEIPISIGGGIGQSRTFMYLLRTAHIGEVSTTVWPDVLKSICKRKNIHVLE